The Hymenobacter sp. 5317J-9 genome has a window encoding:
- a CDS encoding STAS domain-containing protein, with protein MKVTAQPSAETLTLLLDGELDASSAIVLDTELAKPDILNYRKVLVDCAKLSYISSAGLGVFISHLQRFQDANVKLVFFNMQEKVFNVFEILGLDALMTIVPSAAEAEAA; from the coding sequence ATGAAAGTAACTGCCCAACCCTCCGCCGAAACCCTCACCCTCCTGCTCGATGGCGAGCTCGACGCTAGCTCCGCCATTGTGCTTGACACCGAATTGGCCAAGCCGGACATCCTCAACTACCGCAAGGTGCTGGTCGACTGTGCCAAGCTCAGCTATATCTCCTCGGCCGGCCTGGGAGTGTTCATCTCGCACCTGCAGCGTTTTCAGGATGCCAACGTGAAGCTGGTGTTCTTCAACATGCAGGAAAAAGTGTTCAACGTGTTCGAAATTCTGGGCCTCGATGCGCTGATGACCATCGTACCCAGCGCCGCCGAAGCCGAAGCTGCATAG
- a CDS encoding GAF domain-containing SpoIIE family protein phosphatase — MLQRLPSFLLPLSFLSWVLLLLSALSHSGAGPWLGTWPEWTTQLAQGVFVLGVFLYYRYQPSPLHGQAFVRLLRRLLTGPGLLALACIGLHLLERLMKDQPVFDSNGLFFTSIYTLNLGLFVVFLARTNYAWRALVLFRSLPRLQREWTVFEVLLGATLLFRLVGVNPPNYIGIPLVVLLGLYGIYLSGHQKWVAYLSQREKWRAVLLQSGLLFSVLVFVQYFRVTQADPQLIAPQPQHAFLLLTAFFSAFYALMGLLVTFFNLPIADVIEQRRSEILRLQRLTQIIQRGQTTAEVYHILLESAVQTVKADAAWLDLDPGHSGVTAAAATQYFNLEPEQADALRARLQGHDLPEGDFITNDLHARIGFEGTTQHYRSLLQLPLRGLHFNYGMLYLLKVEPNTFDREDLSILQTFTSQAVLSIENLELVRTSLENQRTQEELKIASQVQDSLIPKNLPTDNWFDISSHSLAAKEVGGDFYDFLHLPGRRLAVIIGDVSGKGVTAAFHMAQMKGIFHSLMQENPLAKNERDKFPVPSRFMAQANAALTHCLEKSSFITSSLYIIDYEQGGFVFARAGHCHTLYYHALREEVFYFESQGLGLGIIRNESYEKHIKNQFYDYSPGDVMVIYTDGIVEARGGDGTEEYGEDRLKLRLEESYYQEANEIKDFILKDLNAFTHGHPIHDDQTLLVIKFKSAQPPLLA; from the coding sequence GTGCTTCAACGCTTACCCTCTTTTCTGCTGCCGCTTAGCTTCCTGAGCTGGGTCCTGCTGCTACTGAGTGCCCTGAGCCACTCGGGCGCCGGGCCGTGGCTGGGCACTTGGCCGGAATGGACCACGCAGCTGGCGCAGGGGGTGTTCGTGCTGGGCGTGTTTCTCTATTACCGCTACCAGCCCTCGCCGCTGCACGGGCAGGCGTTCGTGCGCCTGTTGCGGCGCCTGCTCACGGGGCCGGGCCTGCTGGCGTTGGCCTGCATCGGCCTGCACCTGCTGGAACGTCTCATGAAAGACCAGCCGGTATTCGACAGCAACGGCCTGTTCTTCACCAGCATCTATACCCTGAACCTGGGGCTATTCGTTGTTTTTCTGGCGCGCACCAACTACGCGTGGCGGGCGCTGGTGCTGTTTCGGTCGTTGCCCCGCCTGCAGCGCGAGTGGACGGTTTTTGAGGTGCTGCTGGGCGCTACGCTGCTGTTCCGGCTGGTGGGCGTCAACCCGCCCAATTACATCGGCATTCCCCTGGTGGTGCTGCTTGGCCTATACGGCATCTACCTGAGCGGGCACCAGAAATGGGTGGCCTACCTCAGCCAGCGCGAGAAGTGGCGCGCCGTGCTGCTGCAGTCCGGCCTGCTGTTTAGTGTGCTGGTATTTGTGCAGTACTTCCGCGTCACGCAGGCCGACCCGCAGCTCATTGCGCCGCAGCCGCAGCACGCGTTTCTGCTGCTCACGGCTTTCTTCTCGGCATTTTATGCCTTAATGGGCTTGTTGGTGACGTTCTTCAACCTGCCCATTGCCGACGTCATCGAGCAGCGGCGCAGCGAAATCCTGCGTCTGCAGCGCCTCACCCAAATCATTCAGCGCGGCCAAACCACGGCCGAGGTGTACCACATTCTGCTGGAGTCGGCGGTGCAGACGGTGAAGGCCGATGCCGCCTGGCTCGACCTCGACCCCGGCCACTCGGGCGTGACTGCGGCGGCCGCCACGCAGTATTTCAACCTCGAGCCCGAACAGGCCGATGCCCTCCGCGCCCGCCTGCAGGGCCACGACCTGCCCGAGGGCGATTTCATCACCAACGACCTGCACGCCCGCATCGGGTTCGAGGGCACCACGCAGCACTACCGCTCGCTGCTGCAGCTGCCCCTGCGCGGTCTGCACTTCAACTACGGCATGCTCTACCTGCTCAAGGTAGAGCCCAACACCTTTGACCGCGAAGACCTGAGCATCCTGCAAACCTTCACCAGCCAGGCCGTGCTCAGCATCGAAAACCTGGAGCTGGTGCGCACGTCGCTGGAAAACCAGCGCACGCAGGAGGAGCTGAAAATTGCCTCGCAGGTGCAGGACAGCCTCATTCCGAAAAACCTGCCCACCGACAACTGGTTCGACATCAGCTCGCACTCGCTGGCGGCCAAGGAAGTGGGCGGCGATTTTTACGATTTCCTGCACCTGCCGGGCCGGCGGCTGGCCGTCATCATCGGCGACGTGAGCGGCAAGGGCGTGACGGCGGCCTTCCACATGGCTCAGATGAAGGGCATTTTCCATTCGCTGATGCAGGAAAACCCGCTGGCGAAAAACGAGCGGGACAAATTTCCGGTGCCCAGCCGCTTCATGGCCCAGGCCAACGCGGCCCTCACCCACTGCCTAGAGAAATCGTCGTTCATCACCTCGTCGCTCTACATCATTGATTATGAGCAGGGTGGCTTCGTGTTTGCCCGCGCCGGGCACTGCCACACGCTGTACTATCACGCCCTGCGCGAGGAGGTGTTTTACTTTGAGTCGCAGGGCCTCGGGCTCGGCATCATCCGCAACGAGAGCTACGAGAAGCACATCAAGAACCAGTTTTACGACTACAGCCCCGGCGACGTGATGGTGATTTACACCGACGGCATCGTGGAAGCCCGGGGCGGCGACGGCACCGAAGAATACGGCGAAGACCGCCTCAAGCTGCGCCTCGAAGAGAGCTATTACCAAGAAGCGAACGAAATCAAGGACTTTATTTTGAAGGACCTCAACGCCTTCACCCACGGGCATCCGATTCACGACGACCAGACCCTGCTGGTCATTAAATTCAAGTCGGCCCAACCCCCACTGTTGGCCTGA
- the guaB gene encoding IMP dehydrogenase, with protein MADSATPKIAFEALTYDDVLLLPAYSEVLPRDCDTGTRLTPTIRLHTPLISAAMDTVTESDMAIALAQEGGLGIIHKNMSIKAQAEHVRRVKRSESALIQDPFTLPPTATLADARQLMRKHNIGGIPVVAPDHTLQGILTSRDLRFETDLTQPVTTVMIPLDRLVTAPAGIDQAAAEQLLTDSKVDKLPLVDTEGRLAGLMTYKDIRKRRRTPHASKDGQGRLRVGAAVGVTADLLPRVAALVEAGVDIVSLDTAHGHSKGVLDAVRAIKAAYPKLPVMAGNVATAAGAKALADAGADVVKVGVGPGSICTTRIIAGIGVPQLSAVLEAAKGLEGTGVTLVADGGIKFSGDLVKALAGGAAAVMVGSLLAGTEEAPGDLIIYEGRKYKSYRGMGSVEAMEDGSKDRYFQDAEDDVKKLVPEGIVGRVPFKGNVSEVIYQLAGGLRAGMGYVGARNIEALQAAQFVRITGAGLRESHPHDVQITREAPNYSSR; from the coding sequence ATGGCGGACTCCGCAACCCCTAAAATTGCCTTCGAGGCCCTCACCTACGACGACGTGCTGCTGCTGCCGGCATACTCCGAGGTGCTCCCCCGAGACTGCGACACCGGCACCCGCCTCACCCCCACCATCCGGCTGCACACCCCGCTCATTTCGGCGGCCATGGACACCGTCACGGAGTCGGACATGGCCATTGCGCTGGCGCAGGAAGGCGGCCTGGGCATCATTCACAAGAACATGTCCATCAAGGCGCAGGCCGAGCACGTGCGCCGCGTGAAGCGCAGCGAGTCGGCCCTGATTCAGGACCCGTTCACGCTGCCGCCCACCGCCACCCTGGCCGACGCCCGCCAGCTCATGCGCAAGCACAACATCGGCGGCATCCCGGTGGTGGCCCCAGACCACACCTTGCAAGGCATCCTCACCAGCCGCGACCTGCGCTTCGAAACCGACCTGACCCAGCCCGTGACCACGGTCATGATTCCGCTCGACCGCCTCGTGACGGCCCCCGCCGGCATCGACCAAGCCGCCGCCGAGCAGCTCCTCACCGACAGCAAAGTGGACAAGCTGCCCCTCGTGGACACCGAAGGCCGCTTGGCCGGCCTGATGACGTACAAAGACATTCGCAAGCGCCGCCGCACCCCGCACGCCAGCAAAGACGGCCAGGGCCGCCTGCGCGTGGGCGCCGCCGTGGGCGTCACGGCCGACCTGCTGCCCCGCGTCGCGGCGCTGGTCGAGGCCGGCGTCGACATCGTGAGCCTCGACACCGCCCACGGCCACTCCAAGGGCGTGCTAGACGCCGTGCGCGCCATCAAAGCCGCCTACCCCAAGCTGCCCGTGATGGCCGGCAACGTGGCCACCGCCGCCGGCGCCAAAGCCCTGGCCGACGCCGGCGCCGACGTGGTGAAAGTAGGCGTGGGCCCGGGCTCCATCTGCACCACGCGCATCATTGCCGGCATTGGCGTGCCGCAGCTTTCGGCCGTGCTCGAAGCCGCGAAGGGCTTGGAAGGCACCGGCGTGACGCTGGTGGCCGACGGCGGCATCAAGTTTTCGGGCGACCTGGTGAAGGCCCTGGCCGGGGGCGCCGCCGCCGTGATGGTGGGCTCGCTGCTGGCCGGCACCGAAGAAGCGCCCGGCGACCTCATCATCTACGAAGGCCGCAAGTACAAATCGTACCGCGGCATGGGCTCGGTGGAAGCCATGGAGGACGGCAGCAAAGACCGGTACTTCCAGGATGCCGAGGATGACGTGAAGAAGCTGGTGCCCGAGGGCATTGTGGGCCGCGTGCCCTTCAAAGGCAACGTGAGCGAGGTGATTTACCAGTTGGCCGGCGGCCTGCGCGCGGGCATGGGCTATGTGGGCGCACGCAATATTGAGGCGTTGCAGGCCGCGCAGTTTGTGCGCATCACCGGGGCTGGCCTGCGCGAGTCGCACCCGCACGACGTGCAAATCACCCGCGAGGCGCCGAACTATTCGAGCCGGTAA
- a CDS encoding alpha/beta hydrolase-fold protein gives MKKLFTFLLALLGLAAQAQTTFRITAVPSNTPANATIYMAGTFNNWNPASAAHALAYNSADGTYSITLPASVTGSIEYKFTRGSWAAVETTASNGQVPNRTYTIAGAGATVLHQVLNWEDLAGGTPTGTSTAAANVTVISTTFAMPQLGRTRRVWLYLPADYASSGRRYPVLYMQDGQNVFDARTSFAGEWSVDETLNQLQASGQDPTGCIVVAVDNGSARLDEYSPWNNPQYGGGQGDLYVDFLVQTLKPYIDANYRTLTSRENTGIAGSSMGALIATYAALREPTVFGKVGVFSPAYWFAATQLFQYVHAHPANPNTRFYFVSGTAESTTMVPQMAAMRDSLQRGGVPAANLNFNTRTDGQHAEWFWKREFPAGYSWLYAPGVATAARPAQRLAVSLYPNPVAQELHVVLPAALAEVGLEISDSQGRTVLRAAVRNGQAVNLRSLASGLYLSRVVAGNEVGVVKFTKE, from the coding sequence ATGAAAAAGCTTTTTACCTTCCTGCTGGCCTTGCTGGGGCTTGCCGCCCAGGCCCAAACCACCTTCCGCATTACGGCCGTTCCCAGCAATACGCCGGCCAATGCCACCATCTACATGGCGGGCACTTTCAACAATTGGAACCCCGCCAGCGCGGCCCACGCCCTGGCGTACAATTCGGCCGATGGCACGTATTCCATCACCCTGCCCGCCTCGGTGACGGGGTCTATTGAGTACAAATTCACCCGCGGCTCGTGGGCGGCGGTCGAAACCACGGCTTCCAACGGGCAGGTGCCCAACCGGACGTACACCATTGCCGGCGCGGGCGCCACGGTGCTGCACCAGGTATTGAACTGGGAAGACCTGGCGGGCGGTACGCCCACCGGCACGTCCACGGCGGCGGCCAACGTCACGGTGATTTCCACCACGTTTGCCATGCCGCAGCTGGGGCGTACCCGGCGCGTGTGGCTGTATCTGCCGGCCGACTACGCCAGCAGCGGGCGCCGCTACCCGGTGCTGTATATGCAAGATGGCCAGAACGTGTTCGACGCCCGCACCTCCTTTGCCGGCGAGTGGAGCGTGGACGAAACCCTGAACCAGCTGCAAGCCAGCGGCCAGGACCCCACCGGCTGCATTGTGGTGGCCGTCGACAACGGCAGCGCCCGGCTCGACGAGTACTCGCCCTGGAACAACCCGCAGTACGGCGGCGGGCAAGGCGACCTTTACGTCGACTTCCTGGTGCAAACCCTGAAGCCCTACATCGACGCCAACTACCGCACCCTGACCAGCCGCGAAAATACCGGCATCGCGGGTTCCAGCATGGGCGCGCTCATTGCCACCTACGCCGCCCTGCGCGAGCCCACGGTGTTTGGTAAAGTGGGCGTGTTTTCGCCGGCCTACTGGTTTGCGGCCACGCAGCTGTTCCAGTACGTGCACGCTCACCCCGCCAACCCCAACACCCGCTTCTACTTCGTGAGCGGCACTGCCGAGAGCACCACCATGGTGCCCCAGATGGCCGCCATGCGCGATTCTTTGCAGCGCGGCGGTGTGCCGGCGGCTAACCTCAACTTCAACACCCGCACCGACGGCCAACACGCCGAGTGGTTCTGGAAGCGCGAGTTTCCGGCCGGTTATTCTTGGCTGTATGCCCCCGGCGTGGCCACGGCGGCCCGCCCTGCCCAACGCCTGGCCGTGAGCCTCTACCCCAACCCCGTTGCGCAGGAGCTGCACGTGGTGCTCCCCGCCGCTCTGGCCGAAGTTGGCCTGGAAATCAGCGACTCTCAGGGGCGCACCGTACTGCGAGCAGCCGTGCGCAACGGCCAGGCTGTGAACCTACGCAGCTTAGCCAGTGGGCTTTACCTCTCACGGGTAGTGGCCGGCAATGAGGTGGGCGTGGTAAAATTCACGAAGGAATAA
- a CDS encoding oxidoreductase, with amino-acid sequence MPDSTPQTWFITGASSGFGEALADHVLEQGGRVAATFRKPEQAADFTAKTPDRTLGVVADVTNEGQVKTAIADSIARFGQLDVVVNNAGYGSMGSIEEVPAEEVQRQFDVNVFGALHVLRAVLPHLRERKSGHVLNITSIGGLKTFPGVGIYNASKFALEAIGESLSQQVGPLGIKVTNIEPSGFRTKWAGESATIANTKIDDYQPTVGENIRGIEGYSGRQPGDPVRAAKAMYDVVQMENPPLHLPLGKAAVKGARDKFATLTKELEQYADMGDAADFPAGE; translated from the coding sequence ATGCCCGATTCCACTCCCCAAACCTGGTTTATTACCGGCGCCTCGTCCGGCTTCGGCGAAGCCCTGGCCGACCACGTGCTCGAACAAGGCGGCCGCGTGGCCGCCACCTTCCGCAAGCCCGAGCAGGCCGCGGACTTCACCGCCAAAACCCCCGACCGCACCCTCGGCGTGGTGGCCGACGTGACCAACGAAGGCCAAGTGAAAACGGCCATTGCCGATTCCATTGCCCGTTTTGGCCAGCTCGATGTGGTGGTGAACAACGCCGGCTACGGCTCCATGGGCAGCATCGAGGAGGTGCCGGCCGAGGAGGTGCAGCGCCAGTTCGACGTGAACGTGTTCGGGGCCTTGCACGTGCTGCGGGCCGTGCTGCCGCACCTGCGCGAGCGCAAAAGCGGCCACGTGCTCAACATCACCAGCATCGGCGGGCTGAAAACTTTTCCCGGCGTGGGCATCTACAACGCTTCCAAATTTGCCCTGGAGGCCATTGGCGAGAGCCTGAGCCAGCAGGTGGGCCCGCTCGGCATCAAGGTCACCAACATCGAGCCCAGCGGCTTCCGCACGAAGTGGGCCGGCGAGTCGGCTACCATCGCCAACACGAAAATCGATGACTATCAGCCCACCGTGGGCGAAAACATCCGCGGCATTGAGGGTTACAGCGGCCGCCAGCCCGGCGACCCCGTGCGCGCCGCCAAGGCCATGTACGACGTAGTGCAGATGGAAAACCCGCCCCTGCACCTGCCCTTGGGCAAAGCCGCCGTGAAGGGCGCCCGCGACAAGTTTGCGACCCTTACTAAAGAGCTGGAGCAGTACGCCGACATGGGCGACGCCGCCGATTTTCCGGCCGGTGAGTAA
- a CDS encoding FRG domain-containing protein: MPHSTNDHRATSWEDLQRLLFQNTWDGRIGRFRSPFVYRGSRSRHYLLNTSLQRLGGEYHRLEHHLLRNFRKYARDTPMQAAGASTWDWLALAQHHGLPTRLLDWTYSPYVALHFATDDLDAYHEDGIVWALNYVKAAEHLPQRLRQALRQEGSNVFTSELLQPESSSLHELEQLQAEPYVLFLEPPSLDARIVHQYALFSLMSTAQSVLHDWLAARPELYFRIIIPAELKWEVRDKLDQANITERVLLPGLGGLSRWLHRHYSPRTDGRSFLDENEMR, translated from the coding sequence ATGCCGCATTCTACCAACGACCACCGCGCCACCTCTTGGGAAGACCTGCAGCGCCTGCTGTTCCAGAATACCTGGGACGGGCGCATCGGGCGGTTTCGGTCGCCGTTTGTGTACCGGGGCAGCCGTTCGCGGCATTATCTGCTGAATACCAGCTTGCAGCGCCTCGGCGGCGAGTACCACCGCCTGGAGCACCACCTGCTGCGCAACTTCCGCAAATACGCCCGCGACACGCCCATGCAGGCCGCCGGCGCCAGCACCTGGGACTGGCTGGCCCTGGCCCAGCACCACGGCTTGCCCACCCGCCTACTCGACTGGACCTACTCGCCCTACGTGGCCCTGCACTTTGCCACCGACGACCTCGACGCCTACCACGAAGACGGCATCGTGTGGGCCCTGAACTACGTGAAAGCCGCCGAGCACCTGCCCCAACGCCTGCGCCAGGCCCTGCGCCAGGAGGGGTCCAACGTTTTCACCTCCGAGCTTCTTCAGCCCGAAAGCAGCAGCCTGCACGAGCTGGAGCAGCTGCAGGCCGAACCCTACGTGCTGTTTCTGGAGCCGCCCAGCCTCGATGCGCGCATCGTGCACCAATACGCGCTGTTTTCGCTGATGAGTACGGCCCAGAGCGTGCTGCACGATTGGCTGGCCGCCCGCCCCGAGCTGTATTTCCGCATCATCATTCCGGCCGAGCTCAAATGGGAAGTGCGCGACAAGCTCGACCAGGCCAACATTACCGAGCGGGTGCTGCTGCCGGGCCTCGGTGGCCTCAGCCGCTGGCTGCACCGCCACTACTCGCCCCGCACCGATGGTCGCAGCTTCCTGGATGAGAACGAGATGCGGTGA
- the hrpB gene encoding ATP-dependent helicase HrpB: MPDLPILAALPALRAALAANSRVVLEAPPGAGKTTVVPLELLAAEWRNPNDKILVLEPRQLAVRGAAARLAQLLGEPVGRTIGYRVRLDSKVSAETRVEVITEGILTRMIQDDPALEGVAAVVFDEFHERSLNADLGLALALDAQAVLRNDLRILIMSATLEAQRLGQWLPAPVVSSAGFLFPIETHYLDPRRAAALPNKPADRLAELVPAQVRAALNTHAEGDILVFLPGVGDLQRSARKLEDALPEYVDLHLLHGELPLETQDAALRPSKPGRRKVILATSIAETSLTIEGVRVVIDGGYARVPRFVPRTGFTTLETVPVARAAADQRRGRAGRLAPGTCYRLWTEAEHHNLPAHRPPEIHTADLSSLALELALWGAAEPTALRWLDAPPAAAFGQAQELLLRLGAMVTTTAAIKPTAHGRQLAALGLPPRLGHLVVRGQELGHGTSAASLAALLAERDLLRWASPTDTRPAPPDLRLRLEALTSGRPPLPGLALHHATLQRVRDVARNLTGRLGKAAASPPHHLTNSPVGLLTALAYPDRLAQRETHDRLRLVTGQRVSLNTTDVDPQATFFAVAHLAGTASAPRATLAAPLGQDELELAFADQITTTDEVRYDPAAQRVTGRRVRRLGALLLDEKVIGQPDASLVARALLDYLLEAGVSKLNWTPGARQLQQRLEFLRQHFPAAEDGAAEAWPAFDDETLTRELPEWLGPHLTGLKTLDQVQRLDLYEPLLARLPGSWAQRQTLDRLAPAELEVPSGSHITLDYSDPAAPVLAVKLQELFGLTETPAVAGGRVPLLLHLLSPGGRPAQVTRDLRSFWEKGYFDVRKDLKGRYPKHPWPDKPMEHIPTKLTKKRLGQ, from the coding sequence TTGCCCGACTTGCCCATCCTCGCGGCGCTGCCTGCCTTGCGGGCCGCGCTGGCGGCCAACAGCCGCGTGGTGCTGGAAGCGCCGCCGGGTGCCGGCAAAACCACCGTGGTACCCCTGGAGCTGCTGGCCGCCGAGTGGCGCAACCCCAACGATAAAATTCTGGTGCTGGAGCCGCGTCAGCTGGCCGTGCGCGGTGCTGCCGCCCGCCTGGCTCAGCTGCTGGGCGAGCCCGTGGGCCGCACCATTGGCTACCGCGTGCGGCTCGACAGCAAGGTGAGCGCCGAAACCCGCGTGGAAGTCATCACCGAAGGCATTCTGACGCGCATGATTCAGGACGACCCGGCGCTGGAAGGCGTGGCCGCGGTGGTGTTCGATGAATTTCACGAGCGCAGCCTGAACGCCGACCTAGGCCTAGCGCTGGCGCTGGACGCGCAAGCCGTGCTGCGCAATGATTTACGCATCCTCATCATGAGCGCCACGCTCGAAGCGCAGCGGCTGGGCCAGTGGCTGCCCGCGCCGGTGGTGTCGTCGGCGGGCTTTCTGTTTCCGATTGAAACGCACTACCTCGACCCGCGGCGGGCCGCCGCCCTGCCCAATAAGCCTGCCGACCGCTTGGCCGAGCTGGTGCCCGCGCAGGTGCGCGCCGCGCTGAACACCCACGCCGAGGGCGACATCCTGGTTTTCCTGCCCGGCGTGGGCGACCTGCAGCGCAGCGCCCGCAAGCTGGAAGATGCCCTGCCCGAGTACGTCGACCTGCACCTGCTGCACGGCGAATTGCCACTCGAAACCCAGGACGCCGCCTTGCGACCATCGAAACCCGGACGGCGCAAGGTCATTCTGGCCACCAGCATTGCCGAAACCAGCCTCACCATCGAGGGCGTGCGGGTAGTAATTGACGGCGGCTATGCGCGGGTGCCGCGCTTCGTGCCGCGCACCGGTTTCACCACCCTCGAAACCGTGCCCGTGGCCCGCGCCGCCGCCGACCAGCGCCGGGGCCGCGCCGGCCGCCTGGCCCCCGGCACCTGCTACCGCCTCTGGACCGAAGCCGAGCACCACAACCTGCCCGCCCACCGTCCGCCCGAAATCCACACTGCTGACCTCAGCAGCCTGGCGCTGGAGCTAGCGCTATGGGGCGCGGCCGAGCCCACCGCCCTGCGCTGGCTGGATGCGCCACCCGCCGCTGCCTTTGGCCAGGCGCAGGAATTACTCTTACGCTTAGGAGCCATGGTGACCACTACTGCGGCCATCAAACCCACGGCGCATGGCCGGCAGCTGGCCGCGCTGGGCCTACCGCCGCGCCTGGGCCACTTGGTGGTGCGCGGACAGGAACTGGGGCACGGCACCTCAGCTGCTTCCTTGGCCGCTTTGCTGGCTGAGCGCGACCTGCTGCGCTGGGCCTCTCCCACCGACACGCGCCCCGCGCCGCCCGACCTGCGCTTGCGTCTCGAAGCCCTAACCAGCGGCCGGCCGCCGCTGCCGGGTCTGGCGCTGCACCACGCCACGCTGCAGCGCGTGCGCGACGTGGCCCGCAACCTGACCGGCCGTCTGGGCAAAGCCGCGGCCTCACCACCCCACCACCTCACCAATTCACCAGTCGGCCTGCTCACGGCGCTTGCTTATCCTGACCGGCTGGCCCAGCGCGAAACGCACGACCGCCTGCGCCTCGTGACGGGCCAGCGCGTGAGCCTGAACACGACGGACGTAGACCCGCAGGCCACGTTTTTTGCGGTGGCGCATTTGGCGGGCACGGCCTCGGCGCCGCGGGCTACGCTGGCCGCGCCCCTGGGGCAAGACGAGCTGGAGCTGGCCTTTGCCGACCAGATTACGACCACCGATGAGGTGCGCTACGACCCGGCCGCCCAGCGCGTGACCGGCCGCCGGGTGCGCCGCCTGGGCGCCCTGTTGCTCGACGAAAAAGTCATTGGCCAGCCCGATGCCTCACTGGTGGCGCGGGCCTTGCTGGACTATTTGCTGGAAGCCGGCGTGAGCAAGCTGAACTGGACGCCCGGCGCCCGCCAACTGCAGCAGCGGCTGGAATTCTTGCGGCAGCACTTTCCCGCCGCCGAAGACGGCGCGGCCGAAGCGTGGCCGGCCTTCGACGACGAAACCTTGACCCGGGAGTTACCCGAGTGGCTGGGTCCGCACCTTACCGGCCTCAAAACCCTCGACCAGGTCCAGCGTCTGGACTTATACGAGCCGCTGCTGGCGCGCCTGCCCGGCAGCTGGGCCCAGCGCCAGACCCTCGACCGCCTCGCGCCAGCCGAGCTGGAGGTGCCCAGCGGCTCGCACATCACCCTCGACTATAGCGACCCCGCCGCGCCCGTGCTGGCCGTGAAGCTGCAGGAGTTGTTCGGCCTCACCGAAACGCCCGCGGTGGCGGGCGGGCGGGTGCCGCTGCTGCTGCACCTGCTCTCGCCCGGCGGCCGGCCGGCCCAGGTCACGCGCGACCTGCGCAGCTTTTGGGAAAAGGGCTACTTCGATGTGCGCAAAGATTTGAAGGGCCGCTACCCCAAGCACCCCTGGCCCGATAAGCCTATGGAACACATCCCCACCAAGCTCACGAAGAAGCGGCTAGGACAGTAA
- a CDS encoding DUF2071 domain-containing protein gives MPDSAFAPPAVADPSAPTLAARLALRERPLGAPLLRQQWSDLLFMHWPVPAALLQPLLPPRLRVDTYDGMAWLAVVPFKMSKVSTRLTPPVPGTDEFLELNVRTYVHLDGVPGVWFFSLDATSPLAVWVARTFFHLPYLRATMRLDSPSAQLRQFTARRAQGRMPAASFRATWKIGTPLPPAEPGSLAFFLTERYCLYASNKAQTRLYRGRVAHQPWPLSAAQVLHYESSLVESHGLPTPAGAPLVHAGGPVSVELWPMQRV, from the coding sequence TGCCCGATTCTGCTTTTGCCCCGCCCGCTGTGGCCGACCCTAGCGCCCCCACCCTGGCCGCCCGCCTAGCGCTGCGCGAGCGGCCCCTGGGCGCGCCGCTGCTGCGCCAGCAGTGGAGCGACCTCCTGTTTATGCACTGGCCGGTGCCAGCGGCGCTGCTACAGCCGCTGCTGCCGCCCCGCCTCCGCGTCGACACCTACGACGGCATGGCCTGGCTGGCGGTGGTGCCCTTCAAGATGTCGAAGGTGAGCACCCGCCTCACGCCGCCCGTGCCCGGCACCGACGAATTTCTGGAGCTGAACGTGCGCACCTACGTGCACCTCGACGGCGTGCCCGGCGTGTGGTTTTTCTCGCTCGATGCCACCAGCCCGCTGGCCGTGTGGGTGGCGCGCACCTTTTTCCACCTGCCCTACCTGCGCGCCACCATGCGCCTGGACAGCCCCAGTGCCCAGCTGCGGCAGTTCACAGCGCGGCGCGCGCAGGGGCGCATGCCAGCCGCCAGCTTCCGCGCCACCTGGAAAATCGGAACGCCCCTGCCCCCGGCCGAGCCCGGCTCGCTGGCCTTTTTTCTTACTGAGCGCTACTGCCTTTACGCCAGCAACAAGGCTCAGACCCGCCTCTACCGGGGCCGGGTGGCCCACCAGCCCTGGCCCCTGAGCGCGGCGCAGGTGCTGCACTACGAGTCGTCGCTGGTAGAAAGCCACGGCTTGCCCACGCCCGCCGGGGCGCCGCTGGTGCACGCGGGCGGCCCCGTGAGCGTGGAGCTGTGGCCCATGCAGCGCGTTTGA